From the Brachyspira suanatina genome, the window TTTAAATTATTAATTTGCTTATTATAATTATATTTATTAAATTATCATAGATAAATAAATTTAAAAATCTGCTATTTTCTATATACAAAATAATATATATCAGTTTTAAAACTTTTTTATTTTTCTTCTATTATTTATATAGATTAAATATATAAGTTATATAAATAATAAAAAAGAGGCTGACTTATTAAAGGTCAGCCTCATTAATTTTCTTAATTAACTTTTAATTAATTGAAAGAAGGTAAATACCAAGTTATACCTGTAGTAGTTTCAAAGTATACAGGAACAGAAACAGGTGTAGTATAGCTATTACCGCTGTTATTAACATCCATCTCGAAGTACCATTCAAGATCTTGAACAGGTCTTACATAAAGTTCTGCATAAGCACCCCAAGATAATTTATGAGTAGAAGTTGATTCTATACCTTTTTTCTGATAACCTGTAAGAGTATAACCTAAAGAAGGCTCAACATAAAGAGATACTACATCACTGTTAGCTGTGATTCCAAGTATAGGTTTGATGCTAAATTCATAAGGACTTACATCATATATATCTGATTGTTTTGAATTATTATCTATGAAGTCATTATTCTTATATGAATATTCAGCTGTATAGTTTTTAGCAGCAGAACCTTTAAGAGCAGTATGATATTCAATTCTAACAAAAGGATTGATAGTTACATTTCCAACAGGAGTATTTAAGAAGTATAATCTTAATTGGAAACCTAAGCTTTCAGAAACTCCTTTAAAGCTTCCAGTATCAACTGTATTATTTCTATAATATACATAGAATCTTATAGCATTGAAAGCATCTATACCAGTATAGTATCTTAACTGTATATTGTCAAAAGCAACGCCAGTATATTTGAAATTATTGATTTTTGTACCATTTTGTTTATCTGTAACAGCTACTTGTATAGGTATAGATAATCTTAAATTGTTATTTAAGAAATTCATAGTTAATACAGGAGTATGAACTTGAATATCTTTATTTATATAAGTGAAGTTGTATCCTACACCTATTCCAAATACATCAGAAGTGTAACCTATACCAGCAGAAAGAGTAGAGTTCAAAGAAGTACCGCTTCCTGTATCAGATAGTATGTTTCCCCAGTTACCTAAGTTAATAGTATTAGCTCTGAAACCAACAGTACCTTTAATAGTACCATTACCTAAAACGAAACCTAATTGGTCCATTCTAGCTCTAAACTGATTACCATGAGTAAGGAAATC encodes:
- a CDS encoding cell surface protein, whose translation is MKKVLLTAMAILTVVSASAFGMYGRGDSWIDFLTHGNQFRARMDQLGFVLGNGTIKGTVGFRANTINLGNWGNILSDTGSGTSLNSTLSAGIGYTSDVFGIGVGYNFTYINKDIQVHTPVLTMNFLNNNLRLSIPIQVAVTDKQNGTKINNFKYTGVAFDNIQLRYYTGIDAFNAIRFYVYYRNNTVDTGSFKGVSESLGFQLRLYFLNTPVGNVTINPFVRIEYHTALKGSAAKNYTAEYSYKNNDFIDNNSKQSDIYDVSPYEFSIKPILGITANSDVVSLYVEPSLGYTLTGYQKKGIESTSTHKLSWGAYAELYVRPVQDLEWYFEMDVNNSGNSYTTPVSVPVYFETTTGITWYLPSFN